The following proteins come from a genomic window of Dermacentor albipictus isolate Rhodes 1998 colony chromosome 8, USDA_Dalb.pri_finalv2, whole genome shotgun sequence:
- the LOC139048526 gene encoding uncharacterized protein isoform X2 encodes MGAGIHSAGTKRWQSLRQKFLRLRKTYVKSGSSSDTVKKWALFDNLTFLNDAIQSRSTVSNMEGGPSHVAPEVRHLCTLTPSSDSSTSPEALFQSLYMDGSEDTSLVEDTSLVEDTSLVEDTSLVEDVPIAQATDVTEVGDTLAPSTSLCDNDLAEGNRQGPSESGAGSSPCATACPTQPTGNKKGHSQKGKQANIDELMVTALIENRERLNELKSSSNTDQDELFLLSMKPLLARLHDRRKK; translated from the exons ATGGGAGCAGGTATCCACAGTGCTGGGACAAAGCG ATGGCAGAGCCTCCGACAGAAGTTCCTTCGGCTGCGGAAGACATACGTGAAGTCTGGAAGCAGCTCTGACACCGTAAAGAAGTGGGCCCTCTTTGACAACCTGACATTTCTCAACGACGCAATCCAGAGCAGAAG CACTGTGTCCAACATGGAAGGAGGACCCAGCCATGTGGCACCGGAAGTACGACATCTGTGTACGTTGACTCCAAGCAGTGATTCGAGCACGTCGCCAGAGGCACTGTTTCAGTCATTGTATATGGACGGCAGCGAAGACACCAGTCTAGTTGAAGACACCAGTCTAGTTGAAGACACCAGTCTAGTTGAAGACACCAGTCTAGTTGAAGACGTTCCCATTGCCCAAGCTACAGATGTCACAGAAGTCGGCGACACACTAGCTCCGTCAACCTCACTGTGCGACAATGACTTGGCTGAAGGTAATCGTCAAGGACCTTCTGAAAGCGGGGCCGGTTCAAGCCCGTGTGCCACTGCTTGCCCCACCCAACCTACAGGCAACAAAAAAGGACACTCCCAGAAGGGGAAGCAAGCCAACATTGATGAGCTAATGGTCACGGCCTTAATAGAAAATAGGGAGCGGCTAAATGAACTGAAATCGTCATCGAACACCGATCAAGATGAACTTTTTTTGCTCAGCATGAAGCCACTTTTAGCCAGACTGCATGACCgaagaaagaaatga
- the LOC139048525 gene encoding uncharacterized protein → MRALAELEEIHAQNKLVVMYSIARRRRRRRRRVWVRQVFIDRAVDSDFHNLFAKLRVGDAAMFHNFMRMSPQQFRFLENLVRPLIEVRSTHLRPSISSAERLAITIRFLATGNSYQSLSYSFRVGKSTVSTLVPKVCQALWTVLQPRFLKPLNEQSIKAIAEEFYWKWNFPNCAGAIDGKHIHLDAPPNSGSLYFNYKQGFSVNLMASCDASYKFTSVYIGCYGRESDGGVFAASELGKFVDNGHQNLPSPCALPNGGPVLPYVFVADDAFPLKTNLMKPYPGMQVANSAKRIYNYRLSRARRCIENAFGVMCARWRVLRNRMSLLPDNAVLAVAACCCLHNFLMQEGRQAGGYCPPQFADTNGSSGELISGDWRNSTPPLPQACRQGSNTYSRNAADVRDSFASYFHGRGAVPWQFT, encoded by the exons atgcgagcgctggccgagctcgaagaaattcacgctcaaaacaaacttgtagtcatgtattcaatcgcccgaagacgacgaaggcgacgcagaagggtttgggtgcggcaagtatttatCGACAGAGCAGTGGAcagcgattttcacaaccttttcgccaagctccgagttggtgacgctgcgatgtttcacaacttcatgcgcatgtcgccccagcagttccgcttccttgaaaacctagtgagaccactcatcgaggttcggagcacgcatctgcggccatcgatttcctcggcggagcGTCTTGCAATAACTATAAG gTTCCTAGCCACTGGAAACAGCTACCAGTCTCTGTCTTACAGCTTCAGGGTCGGAAAATCGACAGTTTCGACACTTGTTCCGAAGGTGTGCCAGGCGTTATGGACCGTTCTTCAGCCTAGATTTTTGAAACCACTAAATGAGCAAAGCATAAAGGCTATTGCCGAAGAATTTTACTGGAAGTGGAACTTTCCGAACTGCGCGGGAGCAATTgacggcaaacatattcacttagATGCGCCTCCGAACTCTGGTTCCTTGTACTTCAATTATAAGCAAGGCTTTAGCGTCAACTTGATGGCGTCCTGTGATGCCAGTTACAAGTTCACTTCTGTTTATATAGGATGCTACGGACGTGAAAGTGATGGTGGTGTATTTGCGGCGTCAGAGCTGGGGAAGTTTGTAGATAATGGACACCAGAATTTGCCCTCCCCTTGTGCACTTCCAAATGGAGGCCCAGTGCTCCCTTATGTGTTTGTGGCCGATGACGCCTTCCCTCTCAAGACAAATCTGATGAAGCCATACCCTGGCATGCAAGTGGCCAACAGTGCAAAACGGATTTACAACTACAGGCTCTCAAGAGCTCGTAGGTGCATTGAGAATGCTTTCGGCGTTATGTGTGCGCGCTGGAGGGTGTTGAGGAACCGAATGAGCCTCTTACCAGACAATGCCGTCCTAGCAGTAGCTGCCTGCTGTTGCCTGCACAATTTCCTAATGCAGGAGGGAAGACAGGCTGGTGGCTACTGTCCTCCGCAGTTCGCAGACACCAACGGAAGCTCAGGAGAGCTTATTTCAGGTGACTGGAGGAATTCCACCCCACCACTCCCCCAGGCGTGCCGGCAAGGTTCTAATACCTACTCGAGGAATGCAGCAGACGTGCGCGACAGCTTTGCCAGCTACTTCCATGGACGTGGCGCCGTGCCATGGCAGTTTACTTGA
- the LOC139048526 gene encoding uncharacterized protein isoform X1, with product MWFVRCAFVGSVRVCKMDSLTSDDLLIEEVRQRPVLFDQRLRAYRDKQRQQDAWEQVSTVLGQSVPDIQHRWQSLRQKFLRLRKTYVKSGSSSDTVKKWALFDNLTFLNDAIQSRSTVSNMEGGPSHVAPEVRHLCTLTPSSDSSTSPEALFQSLYMDGSEDTSLVEDTSLVEDTSLVEDTSLVEDVPIAQATDVTEVGDTLAPSTSLCDNDLAEGNRQGPSESGAGSSPCATACPTQPTGNKKGHSQKGKQANIDELMVTALIENRERLNELKSSSNTDQDELFLLSMKPLLARLHDRRKK from the exons ATGTGGTTTGTTCGCTGTGCGTTTGTGGGCAGTGTAAGGGTGTGCAAAATGGACTCACTGACAAGCGACGACTTGTTAATTGAAGAAGTACGTCAGCGACCCGTGCTTTTTGACCAGCGTCTGAGAGCGTACAGGGACAAACAACGTCAGCAAGACGCATGGGAGCAGGTATCCACAGTGCTGGGACAAAGCG TGCCTGACATTCAACACAGATGGCAGAGCCTCCGACAGAAGTTCCTTCGGCTGCGGAAGACATACGTGAAGTCTGGAAGCAGCTCTGACACCGTAAAGAAGTGGGCCCTCTTTGACAACCTGACATTTCTCAACGACGCAATCCAGAGCAGAAG CACTGTGTCCAACATGGAAGGAGGACCCAGCCATGTGGCACCGGAAGTACGACATCTGTGTACGTTGACTCCAAGCAGTGATTCGAGCACGTCGCCAGAGGCACTGTTTCAGTCATTGTATATGGACGGCAGCGAAGACACCAGTCTAGTTGAAGACACCAGTCTAGTTGAAGACACCAGTCTAGTTGAAGACACCAGTCTAGTTGAAGACGTTCCCATTGCCCAAGCTACAGATGTCACAGAAGTCGGCGACACACTAGCTCCGTCAACCTCACTGTGCGACAATGACTTGGCTGAAGGTAATCGTCAAGGACCTTCTGAAAGCGGGGCCGGTTCAAGCCCGTGTGCCACTGCTTGCCCCACCCAACCTACAGGCAACAAAAAAGGACACTCCCAGAAGGGGAAGCAAGCCAACATTGATGAGCTAATGGTCACGGCCTTAATAGAAAATAGGGAGCGGCTAAATGAACTGAAATCGTCATCGAACACCGATCAAGATGAACTTTTTTTGCTCAGCATGAAGCCACTTTTAGCCAGACTGCATGACCgaagaaagaaatga
- the LOC139049292 gene encoding uncharacterized protein → MYSIFGPPLITEDADSKQNTRKWCLIAVIGALIVCTLIAAIFSLVIFSSELTGDGTDYDDEVLSGGSGRSGQGDVVTQVVYRANTPSTATATGGGNGYDDEVLSGGRGGSGGSGQLDVVTEVIYTAKTPSTTTAVTVDGRSLTVCTVVDGPVPLHFPDDGLCDFVFFDSLGVSPENNDFAVPQQSSAVHSFVKQGQAGQRTRYGMSVSLSDAQNFSYAFRTPKGKADYESYWTYSVYDWGFLSVDELQVEARPTADIILALTTLKEMQEYAMSKNVQRPRTFLGIYPRHEPVCAAVSDYIKRIFTPTGVVVLGHLSYSDSTRSDCIIMPPVNFVDPRAQNPDIRYGHSMRDAVLAAACLWGRNVRTSMSLSVTMQARRYKLKDGIEGQPPFYSDCETGAYEQRITAQEICYDPNSGYSRNINYNDTFQSPITYDHADGFAITFENRVSLREKICDAWAPAAADIRLGLAAYDVNYDRRSTRCDPEWINGTWSRLRFLLRLHDFLHREHPGGSIYEGCIGVS, encoded by the exons TAACGGGTGATGGAACCGACTACGACGACGAGGTGCTAAGTGGCGGCAGCGGCCGCAGTGGTCAAGGAGACGTCGTCACTCAGGTCGTCTACAGAGCGAACACACCGTCGACCGCAACCG CAACGGGTGGTGGAAACGGCTACGACGACGAAGTGCTAAGTGGCGGCAGAGGCGGCAGTGGTGGCAGTGGTCAACTAGACGTCGTCACTGAGGTCATCTACACAGCGAAGACACCGTCGACCACAACCG CTGTTACAGTTGACGGCCGATCATTGACGGTGTGCACCGTGGTGGATGGTCCAGTACCCTTGCACTTCCCGGACGACGGCCTCTGCGACTTCGTGTTTTTCGATTCGCTGGGAGTGTCTCCCGAAAACAACGATTTCGCGGTACCGCAACAGAGTTCCGCCGTGCATAGCTTCGTCAAACAGGGACAAGCTGGCCAACGAACACGATACGGCATGTCCGTGTCCCTCAG CGATGCTCAGAACTTCAGTTATGCCTTCCGCACACCCAAGGGTAAGGCGGATTACGAGAGCTACTGGACATACAGCGTCTACGACTGGGGCTTCCTCTCTGTCGACGAGCTCCAGGTCGAAGCGAGGCCGACCGCCGATATCATCTTAGCGCTGACTACCCTCAAG GAGATGCAAGAATACGCAATGTCAAAGAATGTCCAGAGGCCCCGCACGTTTTTGGGAATCTACCCGAGGCACGAGCCAGTCTGCGCCGCAGTTTCGGATTATATCAA GAGGATCTTCACCCCGACTGGTGTTGTTGTCTTGGGGCACCTGTCTTACAGCGATAGCACCAGGTCCGATTGCATCATCATGCCGCCTGTGAACTTTGTCGACCCACGCGCTCAGAATCCCGACATCCGATACGGTCACAGCATG CGCGACGCCGTGCTGGCTGCGGCCTGCCTGTGGGGACGCAACGTCCGCACCAGCATGTCGCTGTCCGTCACCATGCAAGCGCGTCGGTACAAGCTTAAAGACGGCATCGAGGGACAGCCGCCGTTCTACAGCGACTGCGAAACTGGCGCGTACGAACAACGCATCACGGCTCAAGAG ATCTGCTACGACCCGAATTCTGGGTACAGTAGGAACATAAACTACAACGACACGTTCCAGTCCCCGATCACTTACGACCATGCGGACGGTTTCGCCATCACGTTTGAGAACCGAGTGTCCTTACGTGAGAAG ATCTGCGACGCCTGGGCTCCCGCAGCTGCCGACATAAGATTGGGCCTGGCCGCGTACGACGTCAACTACGATCGCAGATCCACGAGGTGCGACCCCGAGTGGATCAACGGTACCTGGTCTCGGTTACGCTTCCTGCTGAGGCTGCACGATTTCCTCCACCGGGAACACCCGGGTGGCAGCATATACGAAGGCTGCATCGGGGTCTCGTGA